The region GTGTAATTTAGGTTGAGTAAGGCTTCTTTGCCTCCTTCTAGATAGGTTTTGTAGTAACGTCTTATCGTATCCTCATCTAGAAGCAATGCATATGCTACTTGTGCATATGACCATCCATCATCTAATAATAAAATAGATTTGATTCTATCACATAACCTCTTATCTCGTTCCTGACGATGACGAGCCTTTAGGATGTCTTTTGCATTTTGTGTTAAAAAGCTTGATGTAGGTTGCATATGAGCAGGGATCTTAGCAGAAGATATGAGAAAATTTCAATGAATTGATTATCTGTAATGTCTTTTTTCTAATGCTGTTGAGTTTATTGCAGAATTAACGTTTAATGGTCTTAGATTTACCATTAATCCTTACCAATCTCCAGAACAGAGGCAACACGGATGGGTCCTTCTTAAGAACGTTCCTAGTAAAGGTTTGTCTTTGATTGGAAGTATTATATTTGGGATAGTCATAGGTCCAATTTGGATTTCTATTGATGCGGAACATTATATACTGGAGAATACGGAAAGGGCTAAAGTAGACTGGAAGCACGCTGATAGAGATACAATTGACTCAGAAGATCATAAATATGATTTAGAAGGAGCTATTTCAGAGGGTAACACTGGTCGCAAAAAGTGGAAAAACCAATTAGAGAATCCCACTTAATAGCAGAATTGATAGAGCTTGCATGCATTCAGTTTCATCATCTTGGCATGGGTTTGAGAAAAACTAAACATGATAAGATATTGAAACTGGGAGAGTTATGCAGATCTTATAATAACTAAGGCAAAAATTTGTCTTTTATTGGAAATCGATAGCTTACCAGATTAAAAAAATATTTATAATGGTTATTCCTATTTCTTATTCAGAAAAGCTAGGTTATCGGATTGAATATTCGATATTTACTAAACTAGATAAAGTGGATTTTGGATAAGATCCTTTTTCTTTTTATATGAAGTGACTACTATGAAATGGCAGCGTTTTTTTCTCATTGTCTTTCTCCTTCCCACCTTGATGTACCCTCTTAACCAAGAAGAATGCGCGAACATCTTTCACAAAATTCTTCCCGAATGGAATCGACACACTGAACTAATCCAGCAATTTCAGAAAAAGCCGTATACTCAAGAAGGACTTCAGCTTCTTAAGGAATCTCTCGTATGTTGCCAAAGAGCCGTGGGACACTGCGATACCATTCTAAATGATATTGCCAGTAAGAAAAAAGATGATCGCAAAAAACAGTGGAGAGTGGACTTAAAAAGTCGATGCGAGAAAGAAAAACAGGGGTTAAATGCAGAGATTAATCACCTGCAGATCGACATCGGCAGGGTTGAGGCGAATATTTCTGCCACAGCTCTTTATAATACAAGCTTGAAAAAAGCTGCAGCAGCAGGAAATAAAGATAGAAGTTGTGAAAGAGGATTTAATAACGTCCATGAGGTTGTTTCCGTCCTCAATGAAACAGCAAAACTCTATGAAGAGGCTTCTTCTCTTGCAAATCAAGCTTTATCTCTTATCAATCCTTATCCTCAAGAAGAGGACAAGGCAGCCTTAAGGCGTCAGGCAGCAAATTATCAAGAATTAGCTGGAAAATACAAAAACGAAGCAGTTAAGTGGCCGTCTGCAGCGTCGAATAACAGAGCAATGCACAAAGAAAAAGTAGCAGAAATCAAATTAGACTGCCAACTTTTGACAGAAAAAGGATTAAAGCGAAGCTGCTATGACTTACAAAAACATGCCCTTTTCCTATTAGAACAATTACTTGATGGCAATACCAGCAAGGAAGCCTCTGCTCTCAAACAGGAACAAACGCAATTACAAGAATACGTTGCTGCTTTTGAGAAAGAAGCTGATGACAACCGCTTAACAGATGTAAAACCAGTTTTCTCTAAAGAAGAATTCGAGGCTCGGGAAAAAGAGAGGAGAGAGTTATTTTTTAAAAGTGATTTCCTTTTAAACCCTGATCTTTATTTACCTGAAACGGTTAAAAATGAGCCTCTTCCTAGAATAGTTCCACTAGATGGGCAAACAGGGAAAAAGGAAGGGGATTTTTCTCTTTATACAGATCAGTTTTATCGATTTTTGATCCAAAGCCAACTTGCCGAGCCCGAGCTCATCGTCAAAGTTCTTGAAAATGGACAAGTAGTCCATACCGAAAAAATTGCCCTCCCTTTTAAAAATACTGATAGTTGGGAAGAGTATCTTAGGAATGGGATGGTTTTCATTCCGGATACAAAACTGAAGTCGGACTTCGGTTTAGAGCTGCGCCTAAGTTTTGCTGCTGATCCCCACAACAAATTTTCTTTGATTGTTTCACAAAAAAGTACGGACTTGCGGTACCAAATTGCCATTTCCTTAGGAGAAGAGTCTACACACTATGCATGTCAATTTTTAGCTACTCCACCATGGCAGCTCGAAACCTTAAGAAAACCAGCTTCAGCCCAACCCAATAAACCTATAAATTCTACTTCTATTCCCTCCATAGATGTAACGCTGAAAGAAGGGGAGCAACCATTAATCACTTCGTTAGAATCGATTGTTTATCCTGTATTGGATCAGCTCGTTGAAGAGCTGAGAAAAGACCCTCTAGCGTTGGCTAGCTTTGTCCAAAATGAAATTGCTCTCGTCGATGCATTTCTCCACCAAGAAAATGGGATCATTCATCCAGTAAGTGTTTATAGAAATCCTTGTACCACATTTCTTGAAAAACAAGGATCTGCTTGGGAGCAATGCCAGCTACTCGTTTATCTTTTACGCAAAGCGGGTTTCAAAGCAGTCTATGCCTTAGGAGACTCTTGCTCACTCCCTAAGGATTTTGTAGAGCGAATGCTTTTAACTAAACTGCCGGAAGACAAAGAAGAAGCTCTGCTTAAATATCCATGGGTCTTATTTTTTGACGGTAAGGAATGGATCTCTCTTTTTCCTTGGATGAAAGATATCCAAGTCCATGAAGGACATGACCTTTATAGCTTTTTGCCAGAAAAATATGCGAGCGCCGATCGATGGATCTTACAGTACCTGAAAGGTGACCAAGAGATTTTAAAGCATATTGGTCCCGATGGCGACGACACAGCGGGAGTGCTTTTTGTCCGTTTTGTGGAAGAGAATTTAAGAAAACAGGGGTTACACTTAAGCGATGTTGGGATTCATCGAACCCAACTAAAAAAGCAATATTCCTGTTGGGGAGATTTTCCACATCCTAACATCCAATCTCAACCTCAAATTTATAACTCATTAGATGCGATTCCCCAAATATATGCTTGGATGAAAATAGATATAAATTCTCGTCAAAATCCTAAAAAATCAATTTCCCGCACATTCCCTGTATCTTTTTTCAATTCGGGAGCATCTTTTATCCGTTTTGATACCAATGGGAACAATCAGACTCTTTTTGCTCAATTGGCAGGAAAAGATTTATCTGCAGTTCAGCTGGATTCCTCAGATCGGGTTATTGATATCTCTATTCAATTAGAATTTCTTCTTGGAAATCGGAGTCTTGCCCAAAAACAAACGTTCTGGATGGAGAAAGGGACCAGTGCAGCTCTGTGCTCACATTTCGGTGGAGATAACCTAAAAGTGACCTCCCAATATTTTGAGCAATTTAAAGTTCAAAAAGATGAGAAAAAGAAACTTTTATCTCTTTTGGCCTTCGTTGGAGCCTCATATTTCGAAAAATGCAGTAGATCAACCAATATTCTCGCTGCCCTGCATAAAGTCAATCCTACCTCCCCATTTGCTTTTGGCCTTGCTAAGCTCTCTCCTGACCTATCAAAAGGCCCTTTTAGAGGAGAGGAAGACCTAGTCCTTCCTCAAGTCGATATGTTTCGTTTTCATGCGGGTCCTTCAGAGTTATCAACACCTTTAGCGTGGCATCAGGAGATGCATACAGCAAGGACCGGTTTTGAAGCGCTTTCCCTGATCGACGGCTCTTCGAATGAACATCAGATTCTGCGAGAAATCTTTAAAGACGACTATGCTGTTTCTACAGTAAAACTACTGCAGTTAGCTCATCTTGAACAACAAAAGCAAGGATTGGAAGGGGAGGGGTTTTTGACTCTTACTCCAGCTAGTTTTGAAGCTGCCAATAAAAATCCAGAATCCGCCCAAAGCGAATATTTCTGTAACCTAAAAGACTTGAATCTTTCTGATTTAAAGACCGTATCGCCGTGGCAATGGAACATGCTGCAAACTCTTATGGATCCGAATCAACCATGGAGCAGTTGGACCTATGCTTATATGACTCCTGGATTGATAACTAGCTTAGATGGAACGCGTAAGGAAATGGGGACTATCATCATAAGCCCTCATGCATGGTATGCCCTGATTTCCATTAACGACATCGTTACTAATGGAGGCCTTGGCAAACCGCTCCCCAACTATTATCTTACCCCTTGGGCGATTAGAAATTGGGATCTCGTACCTACTGCCAATAGCTACACAAATGGCTATGCACTCCAAGTCCCTGTTCAGTCTAATTTTTCAGACAGGCCAACTTCTACCCTTCCCGTCATTGAAAAATCTACACCAGGGAAGAGAGACTGGATTTCTGATGTAAGAGCAAGCTTTAAAGATGGGTGGAACTATGTGGCAGATCCAGTTGATATTGTGTCAGGGGCGTTCTATATTGATGAAATCGATCTGATTCTTCCAGGGCCTTTCCCTCTAACGATTCGCCGTAACTATAACAGCCAAAACCCCCTTATTGGAGACCTTGGTTGCGGATGGAAGCTCAGCTTAAATCCATTCCTTATGGATCAAGATGGTAAGCGCTTTGCTGCTGAATTAGATGGAACTGTGATCGTTTATAGCTACAATCGACAAACCGATCGATGGGAAGTTTTTCCAGAAGAAAACCCAGAGCTCTCCAATTTTAATCAGCAGGGGATAGGCAGCTCAGCTAGCCCTTTCCATTCCTATATCAAAAATGATGTTTTATATGGAGGGGATGGATCAAAGCGATCCTACAAAGATGGCCTTCTGCAACAATGGGTAGATGTTAGGGGGAATAGCCTTTCTTTCTCTTATAAAGATGATCGCTTATCTCGTATCGAAAGTTCTAATGGGGATTTCTGCGGTGTCCACTACAATCATGAAGGCAATATCTCTGAAATCTATGCCAAAGATGGCAGACGTATCTCCTATGATTATGATTCACAAGGAGATCTCGTTAAAGTCACCCTCCCTAATACAGCTGAAATCAGTTATACATATGACCGGAACCATCGGGTCATTCGAGAGATAAAACCTCACGGAAAGGTCCTAGAAAACGTCTATAACGATGAGGGGAAGATCAAAGAACAAAGATCTCCCATGGGTTATAGACAACAAATGGTCCGAACCGCCACATTCGAATATGCTAATGGGAAAACGATCGTCACAGACGCGAAAGGAGAAAAAACAACCTATCAAATTCATGACAAGCAGATTTATAAAATAACTGATCCTTTAGGATTTACTACTCTTCAAGCTTGGTTCATAGACAAAGAATCATGGTTCGATCCCGAAACAGAGCAAGTCGTTGAATGGAATCAAAAGGGCGGAGCTATCCGAAGCCTAAAGTCAACAACGGGTAAACGAGGGCTCACAACCTCTTATCTCTACGACAATCGCGGAAATCTTGAACTTATCACGCTAAAAGGTGAAGATCTCACGGGAAACGGGGACTCAGAGATTAAGAAAAAACTCGTCTATAATGAGCGCAATCTCTGTATTGAAGAAGAAGTCTATGGACAAAGAACACTTACGACTTACGATCCTACCTTCCCTCATTTACCCAAAAGAATCGAGAAATATAGCGGAAATACTCTGACTTCCTACCTTGATTTTGACTACAATTCTTTAGGACAGTTGGAAAAAGAAGACCGTTCTGGGGTGGTCATTATTTGGCATTATAATGATCGAGGATTCCCTAGAGAAAAAATCCAAGTAACGGGGACAGAAGACCCCGATGTTGTCACCACTTATGCCTATAATCATCAAGGACAGTGCATAGAGGTCGTTTCTGTTGATGGAACTCGTGAGGGCGACTATGACCTCATGGGAAATCAGACTGAGTCAAAAATATTCTCTCCTTCTGGAAAACTTCTTTCTGCAACCTATATCGGATATGATCTGAACAACGCCCCTATCTGGAAACAGACGGCTAATTCTGAGAATATCGTCTATTTTGATTATCACGCTTCAGGGCTTGTTAAAGCTAAAAGGCAGTCGCTCACCCCGAGTCGTTCGATTGCCTATACTCTTTATGAGTATAACCCCTGTGGGTATCTCATCGAAGAAACAGACCCTAGGGGCTATATTACTTACAGAGACTACGATCCTTTAGGGCGGATTAAGGAGGAAACCAAGGAAGGGCATACAACTTTTTTCTCCTATGAAGCTGGAGGTCTCGTTGAAACCATTACATCTCCAGCTGGGGGACATGTCACACGCCATTACACAACCAATGGTCTTCTCAAAGAGGAGATTTACCCTGATGGGACCAAGAATACGATCGTTTATGATTTCTTGGGACAGCCAGTTCTAGAAACAAAGAATGATGTCGCCTGGGAAATCAAATACGACGATGCTCATCACCGAGTAATAAGAACTCATCTGACAACGAAAATTTCTGAAATCAGCGAATTTGACCTAAGAGGCAATCTTATCAAGTTTACTGATGCAGCGGGCTATACCTCAGAAAAAACTTATGATGGCCTTAATCGTCCTAAGACCGAGATAAGCCCTAGTGGTAAGCATACAGGTTGGAATTATCACGATGACGTTGTCGTCTGCCGTCTTCCGAGCGGGGAGACTACCACAACTCAGTACGCTGGTGGAAAGGCTATTAAGTCAGAGGTCAATGATTCTAGAGGTGCTCTCATCGCTGTTTCAGAGTTCCATTTTGATCCTGAAAACGATAAGGAAGAAGTCATTGAAGGAGAGGAAGGAACGATTATCTGGAGAAATGCTCTCGGGCTTCCTGTAAAGGTTGAAAAAGGAGAGATTACTGTTAGTTATGAATATGACGTTTGTGGCAATTGCATCACCTCAATTGATGGGGATGGCAGGGTAACTCGTCAAGAGTTCGATGGATTAGGACGTTTAGAAAGGCGAGAACTCCCTGATCGAAGTGCTGTTGAATTTGTTTATGATCTAGACTCTAACCTAGCCGAGTACCATCTACCTAACGGCAATGTCTGGAAAGCTTCCTATGATTCAATGCATAGAAAGAGATGGGAAGAGTTAGTCTCTTCAAGAGGTTCTTCTGAGCGATGGACTTTCTCTTATGAAGGTGGTTATCTTAAGGAAGCTACAGACCCTATGCAACGGGCTCACATGTATCTTTACGATTCGCATGGAAGGATCTTCCAAGATAGCGTTGAAGGTGGTAAGCTTATCTATACATATGAGCCAAGAGGGTTTCTTGCAACAGTCAACCAAACTACGGACATAACTTCTTCATGGCTATCTAACTGGGTATATGGATCGCAAAGCGAAAATTCGCTCGTAGAACGCTCTTATGATGCGGATGGTAACCTGGCTCTTGAGTCGGTCTATTTGAATTCTCAATTGATTCAGCAGACCAAGCAAAAATGGACTGCTAATAGCCGTTCTTTGCAGATTGGAAACCATGTCCGTGATTTCATCTATCAAAACAACCAAGTTGTACAGGTTGCAACTCAGCATGTAGGGGTGTCCTATTCATATGAACTCAGCGGATCTCTGAAAAGCAAAAATGGTAGCCTGAGCTCTACCACAATCAATTATAACACATCTGGACTACCGGAGACCGTTCTGACACGTTTACCCGAAGGATCCTATCAAGAACAGCTTCATTGGTATCCTTCAGGAAAAATCTACACCTACATAGCTCCGGGAAAAGAACAAAGTTTCTCTTACAATGAACGAGGATATTTAAGATCGACAGGATCTGAAAAATATGACTTTGACTTTGATTCTGCAGGCACCGGCGTTCGAACAGTCGCTCCTGGGTGGTATGTTCCTCAAAACAGCTTAGATGACTTTGGCAGAATTCTTACTTCAGTATTCGAAAAGATACCTCTTTCAACTGGTTACAATCCAATGGGTGAGGTTATTACTCATGGACAAAAACAGTTATCCTGGGATCCGTGGGGCAGGTTAGTCAAAATTACTGATCCTTCTTATTCATGGGAGGCTTCTTATGATGCTTTTGGCAGAAGATTTCAAACGCGATACACAAAATCAGGAGAGCAAGCTTTAATCACCAACTCTCTCTACGATCCTGAGGAAGAATTCCAAGAGATCGGGATACAAATCGGAGGGAAAACCTTCTGGAAAATTTATGGGCCAGATGCTTGCGATGCGATCAGTGATGAAACAGGAGCATCGGTTACCCTAATGCACAATGCATTGAGGCAGCTGACAGGAGTTGTTTCTCACCAAGGAACCCTCTATAGAGAAAAGTCTCCTTCCTTCTATGGACCTCTTGAGATACATCCTTCTGTTTCTTCAGATCTGATTTCCTATGCCCAGTCTTTGAATTGGCATAGTAAGGCCCAAGATCCAACAGGTTTCATCTGGATGGGGGATAGATACTATGATTCTAGAAACGGTCAATTCTTAAGTCAAGATCCGGTGTCTTACCCGATGTGCCTAGATCTATATGCTTACGCTAATGGGGATCCAGTTAATTACTTTGATCCAGAGGGTCGATTTGCATCTCCTGTGTATCAATCAGTCAAACCTGTTGTGATCGGTGCTTTGCAGCCTTTCAACGGATTAAACCAGGCCATTCAAGGCTTTAACGCTATTCCTGCCTATCTTGCAAATCACGATTTGACGCGTTCAGGCTCTTTCCAGGTTGGTTCTTTTGATTTATCTTGTGGTGCAATAGGATTCATCAATGGGATCAACAATCAACAAACTCAATCTATAGCAAGTGCACAGCAATTGAGCCAATATGCAGGCGGAGCAAAAGTTTATGGGATTTATAATGCAACCAACTGGGATAGTATTCAGTGGGTATCAACAGTGATCGATGTCCTAGAATGCGGACTAGGACATATGAGAATGCATACCCCACCCGTTCAATTATTAAAAAATCAATGGGATCATTTTATTGCCACACACGGACCTGATGAAAAATTTCTACAGATTAGCCACAGCGGAGGAGCCCTTCAGGTTTACAATGCCCTTTTGACCTCGCCAAAATCAGTCCAGCAAAGAATCATTAGCCTAGCTCTTGCCCCCGCTGCCATTATTCCAGAAGAACTATGCTTTAGGTCTTATAACCACATGAGTAGGCGGGATATTGTTACTCGTCTTGACGTGGTAGGGAAGATAAAATATGGAAATCAGTTGCAAGTGCTAGAGCCTCATCCTAACGCCAATTTTTGGGATCATGAGTTTTTAAGTCCGACTTTTGCACCGAAGATAAGACGTCATATTAACGATTATATTGAAAACTATGGAGGTAAGAAATGAAATTATTTTTTAGCATTGGAGTGATCTTATTTATGTTCTCTTTTCTTTTTGGGTGTTCTTCTTTTGGCTATCAGTCTCCCCGTTATGTAAAACTAGCTCATGAAATTACGGAAAAAACTGCAAAGGAATTAAAAGCTCAAAAGAATTTGTGCCTTGCAGGAACAGGAGGACAAATGATGGATGACATACAGATGATGGCTATGAGCTTTGATTATTATCAAGAGGTTGATCTCAAAACAGGTCGAGAGCTTATTGTCCATGTCATCAATGAATATCTATTAGCAATCAATAGTAATAAAGAAATAAGATCTTATCTTCATGAATATCCCTTTAATGCCAAAAACGTTGAAATAAGAATTTTCGTTTATAACCCAGACAGGTCTGAGCTTCCACCAGAAAAAATAGATTGTATTACTTCTCTTAATGGCACGCTTAAGTATTACACTCGTTTAAATTCTTGCCAAGC is a window of Candidatus Rhabdochlamydia sp. T3358 DNA encoding:
- a CDS encoding helix-turn-helix domain-containing protein, whose protein sequence is MQPTSSFLTQNAKDILKARHRQERDKRLCDRIKSILLLDDGWSYAQVAYALLLDEDTIRRYYKTYLEGGKEALLNLNYT
- a CDS encoding DUF6531 domain-containing protein; the protein is MKWQRFFLIVFLLPTLMYPLNQEECANIFHKILPEWNRHTELIQQFQKKPYTQEGLQLLKESLVCCQRAVGHCDTILNDIASKKKDDRKKQWRVDLKSRCEKEKQGLNAEINHLQIDIGRVEANISATALYNTSLKKAAAAGNKDRSCERGFNNVHEVVSVLNETAKLYEEASSLANQALSLINPYPQEEDKAALRRQAANYQELAGKYKNEAVKWPSAASNNRAMHKEKVAEIKLDCQLLTEKGLKRSCYDLQKHALFLLEQLLDGNTSKEASALKQEQTQLQEYVAAFEKEADDNRLTDVKPVFSKEEFEAREKERRELFFKSDFLLNPDLYLPETVKNEPLPRIVPLDGQTGKKEGDFSLYTDQFYRFLIQSQLAEPELIVKVLENGQVVHTEKIALPFKNTDSWEEYLRNGMVFIPDTKLKSDFGLELRLSFAADPHNKFSLIVSQKSTDLRYQIAISLGEESTHYACQFLATPPWQLETLRKPASAQPNKPINSTSIPSIDVTLKEGEQPLITSLESIVYPVLDQLVEELRKDPLALASFVQNEIALVDAFLHQENGIIHPVSVYRNPCTTFLEKQGSAWEQCQLLVYLLRKAGFKAVYALGDSCSLPKDFVERMLLTKLPEDKEEALLKYPWVLFFDGKEWISLFPWMKDIQVHEGHDLYSFLPEKYASADRWILQYLKGDQEILKHIGPDGDDTAGVLFVRFVEENLRKQGLHLSDVGIHRTQLKKQYSCWGDFPHPNIQSQPQIYNSLDAIPQIYAWMKIDINSRQNPKKSISRTFPVSFFNSGASFIRFDTNGNNQTLFAQLAGKDLSAVQLDSSDRVIDISIQLEFLLGNRSLAQKQTFWMEKGTSAALCSHFGGDNLKVTSQYFEQFKVQKDEKKKLLSLLAFVGASYFEKCSRSTNILAALHKVNPTSPFAFGLAKLSPDLSKGPFRGEEDLVLPQVDMFRFHAGPSELSTPLAWHQEMHTARTGFEALSLIDGSSNEHQILREIFKDDYAVSTVKLLQLAHLEQQKQGLEGEGFLTLTPASFEAANKNPESAQSEYFCNLKDLNLSDLKTVSPWQWNMLQTLMDPNQPWSSWTYAYMTPGLITSLDGTRKEMGTIIISPHAWYALISINDIVTNGGLGKPLPNYYLTPWAIRNWDLVPTANSYTNGYALQVPVQSNFSDRPTSTLPVIEKSTPGKRDWISDVRASFKDGWNYVADPVDIVSGAFYIDEIDLILPGPFPLTIRRNYNSQNPLIGDLGCGWKLSLNPFLMDQDGKRFAAELDGTVIVYSYNRQTDRWEVFPEENPELSNFNQQGIGSSASPFHSYIKNDVLYGGDGSKRSYKDGLLQQWVDVRGNSLSFSYKDDRLSRIESSNGDFCGVHYNHEGNISEIYAKDGRRISYDYDSQGDLVKVTLPNTAEISYTYDRNHRVIREIKPHGKVLENVYNDEGKIKEQRSPMGYRQQMVRTATFEYANGKTIVTDAKGEKTTYQIHDKQIYKITDPLGFTTLQAWFIDKESWFDPETEQVVEWNQKGGAIRSLKSTTGKRGLTTSYLYDNRGNLELITLKGEDLTGNGDSEIKKKLVYNERNLCIEEEVYGQRTLTTYDPTFPHLPKRIEKYSGNTLTSYLDFDYNSLGQLEKEDRSGVVIIWHYNDRGFPREKIQVTGTEDPDVVTTYAYNHQGQCIEVVSVDGTREGDYDLMGNQTESKIFSPSGKLLSATYIGYDLNNAPIWKQTANSENIVYFDYHASGLVKAKRQSLTPSRSIAYTLYEYNPCGYLIEETDPRGYITYRDYDPLGRIKEETKEGHTTFFSYEAGGLVETITSPAGGHVTRHYTTNGLLKEEIYPDGTKNTIVYDFLGQPVLETKNDVAWEIKYDDAHHRVIRTHLTTKISEISEFDLRGNLIKFTDAAGYTSEKTYDGLNRPKTEISPSGKHTGWNYHDDVVVCRLPSGETTTTQYAGGKAIKSEVNDSRGALIAVSEFHFDPENDKEEVIEGEEGTIIWRNALGLPVKVEKGEITVSYEYDVCGNCITSIDGDGRVTRQEFDGLGRLERRELPDRSAVEFVYDLDSNLAEYHLPNGNVWKASYDSMHRKRWEELVSSRGSSERWTFSYEGGYLKEATDPMQRAHMYLYDSHGRIFQDSVEGGKLIYTYEPRGFLATVNQTTDITSSWLSNWVYGSQSENSLVERSYDADGNLALESVYLNSQLIQQTKQKWTANSRSLQIGNHVRDFIYQNNQVVQVATQHVGVSYSYELSGSLKSKNGSLSSTTINYNTSGLPETVLTRLPEGSYQEQLHWYPSGKIYTYIAPGKEQSFSYNERGYLRSTGSEKYDFDFDSAGTGVRTVAPGWYVPQNSLDDFGRILTSVFEKIPLSTGYNPMGEVITHGQKQLSWDPWGRLVKITDPSYSWEASYDAFGRRFQTRYTKSGEQALITNSLYDPEEEFQEIGIQIGGKTFWKIYGPDACDAISDETGASVTLMHNALRQLTGVVSHQGTLYREKSPSFYGPLEIHPSVSSDLISYAQSLNWHSKAQDPTGFIWMGDRYYDSRNGQFLSQDPVSYPMCLDLYAYANGDPVNYFDPEGRFASPVYQSVKPVVIGALQPFNGLNQAIQGFNAIPAYLANHDLTRSGSFQVGSFDLSCGAIGFINGINNQQTQSIASAQQLSQYAGGAKVYGIYNATNWDSIQWVSTVIDVLECGLGHMRMHTPPVQLLKNQWDHFIATHGPDEKFLQISHSGGALQVYNALLTSPKSVQQRIISLALAPAAIIPEELCFRSYNHMSRRDIVTRLDVVGKIKYGNQLQVLEPHPNANFWDHEFLSPTFAPKIRRHINDYIENYGGKK